The sequence below is a genomic window from Cryobacterium arcticum.
GCTATGGTCCCGTGAGGAGGGTCGGTGGGCGCCGGGACGGCGTCGCCCGACGGTGCCGCGCGGAAGGACGTCTCCTTCACGATGCGTCCGGCGCGGTCCCAGGTGCGCCACACGCCGACCTGATCGCCGAGGTGGAAGTCTCCCGAGCGCATCAGGGTGCCGTCGAGCCGGAACCACTCCCAATGACCGTGCAGTCTGCCGTCCAGTTCGAACCCGCTGGCCTTGAGCGAGCCGTTCGCGAACCGGTCGTGCCGGGGGACGGGCAGACCCGTCGTCGGTTCGGCCGACTCGGGCGTGGGGGTGGGCGACGAAGGTGGCATGCCTCCATGCTGCCCCGGACAGACTCGCCGCTCTAGCGCCTGTGTCGAGGATTTCCCGATCGGTCGCCGTCGGCCTCCAGAACGGCTGAACCACTGGGATGCGGGGCCCTGCGAGACGGCCGTGCCATCCGGCCGGGCCGGGCAGTGATACTTCCGGGCCGGAAGCAAGGCGTAGGGTGTAACCCAAACGGGGGCCAGTTTGGGTTGGGGGCAGCGTGATGCCGCCGATCCGGCCCTGTAGGCGCAGTACCGGCTGACAAACCGTTCCCGGCCTGATGGCGTGCCGGTGAACACGCGGCCGCGCATCCGGTGTCACCGGACGCACTCGCCCGAGCATCGATTTCACGCGCAGGGGGAACCAGCCATGACCGACTCTCACAGCGGACCGACGGGAGCGAACGGCCAGGCACCGGGCACGGCGGAGCACGCCGTCGTGGCACAGGACTTGCGCAAGAGCTACGGCCGCGGCGAGTCGGCCGTCGCCGCCCTCGACGGGGTGTCGGTGGTCTTCCCGCGTGGACAGTTCGCCGCGGTGATGGGGCCGTCGGGGTCGGGCAAGTCCACCCTGATGCAGTGCCTGGCCGGACTGGACACCGTGACCGGAGGCACGGTCTGGATCGACGGCACACCGATCACCGGGCTGCGGGACCGGGGCCTCACCCGGCTGCGCCGGGACAAGATCGGGTTCGTCTTCCAGGCCTACAACCTCGTTCCCACCCTCACCGCCCGGCAGAACATCGTGCTGCCCCTCGCCTTGGCCAGGCGCCGGGTGGACCGGGCCTGGTTCGACGAGGTCGTGCAGACCCTCGGGTTGACCGGGCGGCTGAAGCACCGCCCGCACGAACTCTCCGGCGGCCAGCAGCAACGTGTGGCCGTGGCGCGGGCCCTGCTCGGCCGGCCGGCCGTGATCTTCGCCGACGAACCCACGGGAAACCTCGATTCGGTCGCCGGCGCCGAGGTGCTCGCGCTGCTGCGCACCAGTGTTCAACAGTGGGGCCAGACCGTCATCATGGTCACTCACGACGCCGTCGCGGCCTCCTGGTCCGACCGGGTCGTACTCCTCGCGGACGGCCATATCTCCGGTGAACTTCAGGACCCAACGGTCGACTCGGTGCTCGCCGCGCTGCACGGCGCCCGCCCGGCGCACGACCGGTCGATGGCGTGATTCGGGTCCTCCTCTCCGGCCTACGGGCCACGCTGGCGCGATTGCTCGCCACCGGATTGGCGGTGGCGTTGTCCGTGGGTTTCGTCGTGGCGACGCTCACCCTGTCGGCCACCTTCACCCGCACCACCGCCGACTCCCTCGCGGCGAGCATGGCCAAGGCCGAGGTCTCGGTCACACCGGAAGCGGCGATGGTGGCCACCTCCGACCCACGGCACTCCACCGATGTGCTCCTCGACCTGCTGCCCGCCGTGCAGGCCGCGCCGGGCGTCGCCGGAGCCGATGTGGACCGGCTGGCCTATGTGGATCTGAGGTTCGGTGAGACCCGGAGCGTGGCGCAGCTCGGCGTGGTGCTCAACGATTCGGTGCGCTGGCAGACCCTGGCCTCCGGGCGCTGGCCGCAGAGCGTCACCGAAGCGACCCTCGACCAGCCCGCCGCAGAGTCGATCGGGCTGACCGAGGGCGACACCGTCACGATGGCCGCGGTCGGCTCCGGCGTGAGCGCCAGCACCGTGACGGTCGTCGGCATCACCGCGCCGCAGGTCGCGGGCGTCGACACCGGCGCCCCCACCCTCCTGATGCCGGCCGAGGCCCTCGCCGACCCCGCCCTCTTCGCCCTGTCCACCTCGATCCTCGTGGCCGGCGTGCCCGGGGCCGACACCGCCGCGGATGCCGACGCGCTCGCCGCCGCCGTGAGCACGGCCGTCGCCGGGGCGTCGGGCGTCGTGGTGCAGACGCGAGCCGACGCCGTGGGCGACCAGACCGCCCAACTGTCCGGCAGCGCCACCGTGCTCACCAGCATCCTGCTGGCGTTCGCGACGATCGCCCTGTTCGTTGCCGCCATCGTGATCGCCAACACCTTCCAGGTGCTGGTCAGCCAGCGCACCCGGGAACTGGCGCTGCTGCGCTGCGTGGGCGCCAGCGCGGGGCAGGTGCGCCGGTTGGTGCTGGGGGAAGCGCTGCTGCTGGGCGTGGGCGCGTCGGTGCTCGGGGTGGGCATCGGCCTGGCCGGGGCAACTGTGCTGGCCGAGGTCAGCCGGGACAGCGCATCCGGCCTGCACCTGGGGCAGCTCGTGATCGACCCGGCACTGTTGGCCATCGGGTTCGGTGTCGGCGTGCTGCTCACCCTGGTGTCGGCGCTCGGGCCCGCGCACCGGGCCACCCGGGTGCGTCCCATCGCCGCGCTGCGGTCGGTGTCCGCGGGCCCCGGTGTTCGCCGCAACCTGATCGGCTTCGTGCTCGCCATCGTGCTGGTTGCGGGCGGCGGCGCCGGGCTCTATCTCGGAGCGACCCGGTCGGGGTTGGCCGTGGCCGTGGTCTCCGGGGTCGTCAGCTTCCTCGGCATCTTGCTGGCGTCCGCGCTGTTCATCCCGTGGATAGTGCGTGCTGCCGGCGCGACCATCGGGTGGACCTCGGCACCCGCCCGACTCGCCGCGCTGAACGCCACCCGCAATCCGGCCCGCACAGCCTCGACGGCCGCCGCGCTGCTCGTGGGGGTGACCCTGGTGACCATGATGGTCGTGGGGGTGACCTCGGTGCGGGCGTCGATCGGCGAGCGGATCGACCTCAAGCGCCCGGTGGACCTCACCGTGCAGTCGGGCGACCCGTCGGGATTCAGCCCGGAGCAGGAATCCGGTATCACCGACATGACCGACGTGGCCGGGTCGACGTCGGTGGATTCGGGCCGGGTCACGATCACGGCGGGTTCCGCGGCTCCGGTGATCCTCGGCGCGCGCGGGCTCGACCCGGCTCGGGTACAGGACGTCGCCCGCTCCACCGTGGTCGTGCCGCAGAACGGGCAACTGCTGCTCAACCCGGCGGATGCGGGCGCGCTCCACGACGGTGACCACGTGACCGTGACCGGGGATGCCGGCAGCGCCGACCTGACGGTGGCGCTCGAGGAGACCGCTCCGCGGAAACAGGCCACGCTCACCAAGACCGACCTCCTCGGCCTGGTCGCGACTCCGGTCATCCGGCAGATGCAGCTGCGCCTCGACGATGAGATCACCAGCAGCCAGGTACAGCAGCTGAGCACCGACATCCTCTCGGTGAGCGATCAGTTCACCGTGGGCGGTGGGGCACCGGAGCGGACGTACTACGAACAACTTCTCGATGTGATGCTGCTCATCGTGCTGGCCCTGCTCACGATGGCGGTCGTCATCGCCTGTGTGGGCGTCGCCAACACCATGGCCCTGTCGGTCTTCGAACGGCGCCGCGAATCAGCCCTGCTGCGCGCCCTGGGCCTCACCCGCGGCCAGTTGCGGCGGATGCTCGGCATCGAGGCGACGTTGATCACCGTGGTGGCCGCGGCGTGCGGCATCGGGCTCGGTGTGCTCTACGCCTGGGCGGGGCTGTCCGCGGTGTCGCTGCAGGCGCAGAAGCTCGGGCTGACGGTGCACCTGCCCTGGTCGCAACTCGGGCTGGTGCTGCTCGGCGCGCTCGTGGCGGGGCTGATTGCCACCATCGTGCCGGCCTCAGGCGCGGCACGGCGGTCACCCGTCGAGGGGCTCATGCACGAGTAGCGGCCGCTCGCCGGCATCGGCTTGCCCGATCTGGCCCGGCGGTCAGGAGTTCCGGCCCGGGTCGTCCGGGCCGAGGTCGTCGGTGCCGAGATCGTCCGCATCGAGGGCGTCGGGGCCGGGCAGCCGGAAGGCGTCGGCGGCCGCCTCGGTGTGGTCGAAGATCGCCCGGAGCAGGCCCGCCATCGTGGTGGACCGGAGCATGTCGACCTGGTCGAGCGGCCCAACCGGGGCGATGCCGGCCAGCTGCCAGGCGGCCTCAACCGGGTCCTCGGAGAGCGCCACATCGGCCGACCAGGCGTCGTCGGTGAACTCGCTGGCCAGCGACAGGGTGCGGCGCACGGTCTGCTCGGCCAGCACCCGCAGGGGCTTGAGGGCGTCATCCCAGACCAGGGGCGGCAGCTCGCGCACCACGGCTTGCGGGTAGGGAGCGCCGTCGCTCCACTCAACGACCTCGATGCGCCGATCGCCCTGGGCCACAAGGCCGACGAAGCCCTCCGGAGCCACGAGCTCGATCACCTGGGCCACGGTTCCGGTGCTGAAGGCGTGCTCGCCGCCGCCCACCTCCTGGCCGCGTTCGATGAGTACCACGCCGAACTCGGCCGGCTCCGACTCCAGGATGCGCGCCAGCATCATCAGGTACCGCTCCTCGAAGACCCTCAGCTGCAGGGGCATATAGGGAAAGAGCACCGATCCGAGTGGGAACATCGGCAGGCCGCCGGGGTCGGCCGGCTCCTGCGTGTCAGGCGAACGGTCCGGTGTACCGGGTTCGTCGGGCGTGTTCCCTCGATTGGACATATCCCCAGCGAAGCACGCCCGCGCCCCAATTCCAAGCATTACGACGGGACGGCCCGCAACTGCCGCGCCGGCGCCGGGGCCGGCGCCCGTTCACAGCTGGTCGGCGTGGATCGGCGGCAGCCGGTCGGTCCAGGGCATCGCCTGCTCGAGCTGTGCCGCGGCCTGCAGCAGGAGGTCGTCGCGGCCGTACGCTGCCACGAGCTGAACCCCGATCGGCAGTCCCTCGCGGCTCTGCCCCAGCGGCAGGCTGATCGCGGGATGCCCGGAGATGTTGAACGGCGCGGTGAACGGCCCGAACTCGAGAATGCGGCGGATCCACGACCGGGCCGTGTGGTCGGCCGTGTTGTAGTCCAGGGTGCCGTGCGGCAGGGGCAGCTGGGCCACGGTCGGGGTGACCAGCAGGTCGTACCGGGTGAAGAACAGTCCGATCGCCCGGGTCACCCGGTGCTGGGCGTCGATCGCGGCGGCCACATCGAGGGCGCTGGCCCGGGCCGTCTCCTCGAGCACCACGCGGGAAACGGCCTCGAGTCGCGCCGGGTCAGGGCGGCGCGGGGCACGCAGCAGGGCGGCTCCGCTGGCCAGTACGGCGAGCATCTCGGCCTCGACGATATCGAACGGGTCGATCTCGGGACGGGCGTCGGCGACCGCGTGCCCGATCCACTCGAGTGTGCGGCCCACGGCCGTGGCCGCGGCGGCGACCTGCGCGTCCACCGGCACCCCCGACCAGGCCTCCGTCACGAGGGCGACGCTCAGACGGCCCGGATCTTGCCGGTGCGACCTCGCGAATGGATTGATCGGTGCGGGCAGGGTGTACTTCTCGCCGATGCTGGGGGAGCCCACGGCATCCAGCAGGTGGGCGGTGTCCCGGATGCTGCGGGTGAGCGCGAATTCGCCGATCAACCCAAACCCGGCCTCCCCGGCCAGCGGGCCGCTGGGGGTGCGGCCGCGGCTGGGTTTGAGGCCCACGATGCCGCAGCAGGCCGCGGGCACCCGGATCGACCCGGCCGCGTCGTTGGCGTGCGCCAGCGGAACCGCACCGGCGGCGACGAGCGCCGCGGCGCCGCCGCTTGAGCCACCGACCCCACGCTCAAGGGCCCAGGGATTGCGGGTGGGGCCGGTGCGCAGGGGTTCGGTGGCGAAGTTCAACCCGAATTCGGGCGCGGTGGTCTGCCCGATCGCCACCAGTCCGGCGGCGCGGAAACGCACCATCAACTCATGGTCGGCGTCGGCCGCGACGCCCTGGATGCTCCGACTGCCCAGAGCGAACTGCACACCGCGAGCAAACGGGCCGCTGTCCTTGATCAGGAAGGGAACGCCCGCGAACGGGCCGGTCGCCTCGGCCGCCAGCGCCGGGTCTAACAGCGGGCGGGCCAGGGCGTTCAGGTCGGCGTTGACCGCGTCCACGGCATCGCGGGCAAGCCGCTCGACCTCGGCCGCCGACACAGCACCGGCGCGGATGGCGGCGCGGAGGCCGACAGCATCGTGCGAGGCGTATTCGGCGAGGTCCACGGGGTGGGGGCCGCTCAGTCGAGCCGCTTGGCGAGCACGCGCACGTCGGCGTCCGCGTAGCCGAGCCGGTCGTAGAACCCGGTGACGGCCACATTGGTCTGCCGCACCATGAGCTGAACCTTCACGGCGCCGTGGTCGACGAGCCAGGCCTCGGCCGCGTCCATCAGCATCCGGCCCAGGCCCGTGCCCTGCTCGGAGGGGGCAACGGCGAGGTA
It includes:
- a CDS encoding LON peptidase substrate-binding domain-containing protein: MSNRGNTPDEPGTPDRSPDTQEPADPGGLPMFPLGSVLFPYMPLQLRVFEERYLMMLARILESEPAEFGVVLIERGQEVGGGEHAFSTGTVAQVIELVAPEGFVGLVAQGDRRIEVVEWSDGAPYPQAVVRELPPLVWDDALKPLRVLAEQTVRRTLSLASEFTDDAWSADVALSEDPVEAAWQLAGIAPVGPLDQVDMLRSTTMAGLLRAIFDHTEAAADAFRLPGPDALDADDLGTDDLGPDDPGRNS
- a CDS encoding toxin-antitoxin system YwqK family antitoxin, translating into MPPSSPTPTPESAEPTTGLPVPRHDRFANGSLKASGFELDGRLHGHWEWFRLDGTLMRSGDFHLGDQVGVWRTWDRAGRIVKETSFRAAPSGDAVPAPTDPPHGTIAHP
- a CDS encoding amidase — encoded protein: MDLAEYASHDAVGLRAAIRAGAVSAAEVERLARDAVDAVNADLNALARPLLDPALAAEATGPFAGVPFLIKDSGPFARGVQFALGSRSIQGVAADADHELMVRFRAAGLVAIGQTTAPEFGLNFATEPLRTGPTRNPWALERGVGGSSGGAAALVAAGAVPLAHANDAAGSIRVPAACCGIVGLKPSRGRTPSGPLAGEAGFGLIGEFALTRSIRDTAHLLDAVGSPSIGEKYTLPAPINPFARSHRQDPGRLSVALVTEAWSGVPVDAQVAAAATAVGRTLEWIGHAVADARPEIDPFDIVEAEMLAVLASGAALLRAPRRPDPARLEAVSRVVLEETARASALDVAAAIDAQHRVTRAIGLFFTRYDLLVTPTVAQLPLPHGTLDYNTADHTARSWIRRILEFGPFTAPFNISGHPAISLPLGQSREGLPIGVQLVAAYGRDDLLLQAAAQLEQAMPWTDRLPPIHADQL
- a CDS encoding ABC transporter ATP-binding protein, which produces MTDSHSGPTGANGQAPGTAEHAVVAQDLRKSYGRGESAVAALDGVSVVFPRGQFAAVMGPSGSGKSTLMQCLAGLDTVTGGTVWIDGTPITGLRDRGLTRLRRDKIGFVFQAYNLVPTLTARQNIVLPLALARRRVDRAWFDEVVQTLGLTGRLKHRPHELSGGQQQRVAVARALLGRPAVIFADEPTGNLDSVAGAEVLALLRTSVQQWGQTVIMVTHDAVAASWSDRVVLLADGHISGELQDPTVDSVLAALHGARPAHDRSMA
- a CDS encoding ABC transporter permease; amino-acid sequence: MIRVLLSGLRATLARLLATGLAVALSVGFVVATLTLSATFTRTTADSLAASMAKAEVSVTPEAAMVATSDPRHSTDVLLDLLPAVQAAPGVAGADVDRLAYVDLRFGETRSVAQLGVVLNDSVRWQTLASGRWPQSVTEATLDQPAAESIGLTEGDTVTMAAVGSGVSASTVTVVGITAPQVAGVDTGAPTLLMPAEALADPALFALSTSILVAGVPGADTAADADALAAAVSTAVAGASGVVVQTRADAVGDQTAQLSGSATVLTSILLAFATIALFVAAIVIANTFQVLVSQRTRELALLRCVGASAGQVRRLVLGEALLLGVGASVLGVGIGLAGATVLAEVSRDSASGLHLGQLVIDPALLAIGFGVGVLLTLVSALGPAHRATRVRPIAALRSVSAGPGVRRNLIGFVLAIVLVAGGGAGLYLGATRSGLAVAVVSGVVSFLGILLASALFIPWIVRAAGATIGWTSAPARLAALNATRNPARTASTAAALLVGVTLVTMMVVGVTSVRASIGERIDLKRPVDLTVQSGDPSGFSPEQESGITDMTDVAGSTSVDSGRVTITAGSAAPVILGARGLDPARVQDVARSTVVVPQNGQLLLNPADAGALHDGDHVTVTGDAGSADLTVALEETAPRKQATLTKTDLLGLVATPVIRQMQLRLDDEITSSQVQQLSTDILSVSDQFTVGGGAPERTYYEQLLDVMLLIVLALLTMAVVIACVGVANTMALSVFERRRESALLRALGLTRGQLRRMLGIEATLITVVAAACGIGLGVLYAWAGLSAVSLQAQKLGLTVHLPWSQLGLVLLGALVAGLIATIVPASGAARRSPVEGLMHE